The DNA segment TATATTGACCGGGCTGTTTCTTTTTTTGAGCGGCGGCTTGGTCGGTGTGGCACTCGGTGAGTGTTTAAGACGCGGCACAATGGCAGGCAGGACGGTGTCGGTGACGACGGTGCTTGCGTTTTTGTCGAATATACTGACGCTTGGTTTGGCGATGGTCGTTATGCAGGTCGATCTTGCGCAGATGAATCAAGAGATGGCGTCTGTTATCAAGCAGACGGTGACGGAGGTCAGTCTGCTGATGGGCAGCAGTGAGGCAGAGCGTGCCGAGTTGGAGGCGATGGGTGCTTCTTTTGTGCAGATGTATATGATGCTGATCCCGAGCGGACTTTTTGTCTGCGGTCTTATTACAGCGGTGCTGAATTTTGTGTTGGCGCGAGCTGTGATGGTGCGTCTTGGCATGGAGACCGTGTCATTTAGTCCGTTTGAGATGTGGCGATTCCCTTCGTGGGTGCTTTATCTGTTTATTTTGTCGCTGGTGGGTATCTACTGGGGCAATAAGTGGGCGGATGAAACGATGGTGATGATAGCGGGGAATGTACAGCTTCTCACGTCGTTCGTGCTTTTTGTGCAGGGGGCGTCGTTTCTTCGTTATGTCGCGAATCGGAATGTGTTTTTGAAGAAGATCTGGTGGATCCTCATTGTCATTGCTCTCTTTAGTCAATTTTTT comes from the Selenomonadales bacterium genome and includes:
- a CDS encoding YybS family protein: MITVRFGGTAGRRSDVMQGVKARPVVEGGLLAASLAAIAFLSMYIPYANLVWPLPIALVSARHGMRYGVMTAAVGALVVGLMVHILTGLFLFLSGGLVGVALGECLRRGTMAGRTVSVTTVLAFLSNILTLGLAMVVMQVDLAQMNQEMASVIKQTVTEVSLLMGSSEAERAELEAMGASFVQMYMMLIPSGLFVCGLITAVLNFVLARAVMVRLGMETVSFSPFEMWRFPSWVLYLFILSLVGIYWGNKWADETMVMIAGNVQLLTSFVLFVQGASFLRYVANRNVFLKKIWWILIVIALFSQFFTIMLVVLGGIDMLMNYRNFLEKQV